The genomic stretch ATTCCGTGGCGTGAAGCCGGAGAAGCCTGCACAGCAGCAGGCCAGTCTTTTTTAAGGCAGGACGCTGTGCAACTGTCCATTGTCGTCCCCAACTACGAATACGGCAACTTTGCCGATCGATTCTTCGGCTCCATCGCCGGACAGACACTGGCGCTCGATCAGGTCGAAATAGTATTTGTGGATGATGGCAGCAGGGACAATTCACTGGAGCAGGCACATCGCTGGGCGCAGCAGTTGCCCTGTGCGAATTTTCGGATTCTGACGCCATCCCGAACCGGCAAACCCGGGTTGGTCCGAAACCATGGATTGGAACACGCTTCCGGGGAACTGCTTCTGTGTCTTGATCCCGATGATGCGTTGCTTCCCGGGTATCTGGAGCGCTGTGTGACTACCCTTATCCAGGATACTTCCATCGATGTGGTCTACACCGATTATCGGGAAGTGGGTGTTGGTGATGGTCGTGATGTACGGTTGCCCGATTTCAAGCGCGGCCTGTTGCGAACGCAAAACGCGTTGCCACCATCCGCCATGATCCGTCGTTCTCTCTGGGACAGCGGCGTGCGCTTCCGCGACAATACCGAATATGAGGATTGGGATTTCTGGGTGCAGTGCCAGATGACCGGAGCATCTTTCCGTCGCATCCCCGAGGTGCTTTTCGAATACACCCTGCATGATAAGAACTTTTCCCATCATGCTGTCCGCCACGACGGCCACGCCAAAGCGCGTATCGTGCTGAACAATCCCGATTTCTTTCACCCGGAAGTGCGCCGATGGGCCGATAGCTATCTGCGCGGCAGACTGCACGGCCAAGCCATGCAGCGAGGTTATATCCCGACTCCGTCAGATGTGAAAAAACTGCTCATGGACGTGGAAACACGAGTGCGCGATCTCGACGCCCAATAATACGCACAAATTTATGATGGGGATTAGCTTTCGCTGTCCCCCAGATCGATCCACGACGTATTGTTGTGAGAACTTTCCAAACACGCCTCTATAAAGCGTACCCCGCGCAGGCCGTCTTCCCCGGTGGGGTAGTTGGGTTCCTTGCCCTGAATGATGGTGGCGCAAAAGTCGCTGTAAATATTGGCAAAAGCTAGTAACCATCCCTCGGGGTGGCCCGGAGGGGTGTGGGAATAAGCGGCGGCTTCGGGTGTCAGGTCTGTTGTTCCCCGGACCAGTGTTCGGGCTGCCTGATTGAGCGGCATGTGGCGCAGATGGTCCGGGTCTTCCTGAAACCATTCCAGCCCGCCTTCGGAACCGAAGATGCGTAATCGAAGTCCGTTGACCATGCCGGTGGCAGCCTGTGAATACCAGTACATCCCCTTGGCTCCACCTTCATATTCCGTGAGGATGGTGCCGTTGTCATCCAGTAGGCGGCCTTCCACCAGTGTGTCCAGCCGTGCAGCCAGTTTGGTGCGGCGCAGGCCGGTGACATGGGGCACGAGGTACTCGATGTGGCTACCCACATCGCCCAGAGACAGTACCCCGCCACTGCGCTTGGGATCGGCTCGCCATGAGGCCTGAATGTGGCCGGTGGTCTCCAGCATTTCGGCAAGCCAGCCCTGCGGATATTCGCAGTTGATGAATCGAACCTCGCCGATGTCGCCGCGCCGGATCATCTCCCGCATCTGTCGAACCATGGGGTAGCCTGCATATGTATAGGACACCCCCAGGGCGAGGCCCTTTCTCCGGGCCAGTTCCACCAGTTCCTGTGCCTGAGTGGAAGTATGGGTAAACGGCTTGTCGCACATGACGTTGATGCCGTTTTCCAGACAGGTTTTGACATTGGAGTAGTGCGCTTCATTGGATGTGACCACTACGGCGAAATCGATATCTCCGGCCTCCAGCCGAGCCAGTTCTTCCGGGGTGGCGTACAGCCGATCTTCGTCAATTTCCAGTTCGGCACCGAGCAGTCGTGTTTTCACCAGATCACGAGAGAAACATCCGGCTACGATTTTGGCCTGTCCGTTCAGTGCAAGAGCGCGTCTATGTACTTGTCCGACGAATGCGCCCGGGCCTCCGCCGATCATTGCGTATTTGAGCATTGCATACCTCCGGCTCGACCATACAGCAAAGATTTGCCTGATGAAAGGGGTGTGGCGTCCGGGGTGGCCCTGTGCTATCACTTTCGGCCATGGAGTTTCTCTCGAAAATGGTTCCCACTCGGTTGCGCGGCGACAAAGGTGAAGAGGCGGCAGCGCGTTTTCTCCGCAAGCGCGGCATGAAGGTGCTTGAACGCAACTGGCGATTTCGCCAGTGGGAGCTGGATATTATCTGTCGCGATGGTGATACGCTGGTGTTTGTGGAAGTCAAAACCAGAAAGACCGGCGGCATGGGGACTCCTGCTGATGCGCTGGACCACAACAAGCAGGCGCGGCTGGTCAAGGCGGCAAGCCATTATCTGAGCCGTAACGATGCTTGGGACGAGCCGTGCCGGTTCGACTTCGTTGGCGTGGTGGATTCTGGCGCTTCCATGGATGTGGAGCACATCGAAAATGCTTTTGACCTCACGGGAATGAATATATGAGCGATACAGGAATTTTGTGGGTGGTCGCCACTCCTTTGGGTAATGTGGATGACCTGTCTCCACGGGCGCGGGATATTTTGTCGGATGCCGATGTTATTCTGGCCGAGGATACCCGTCGGACCGGTATGCTGTTCAAGCGTTTGGAACTTGAGCGGCATGGGCGATTGATGTCCTTTTTCGAGCACAACGAAGACAAGCGGCTGCCGCGGGTACTGGAGTATCTGGAGGAAGGGATGCATGTGGCGCTTGTTTCCGATGCAGGAACGCCGCTGCTGTCCGACCCCGGCTTCGCTCTGGTTCGGGCCTGCCGTGAACAGGGGCTGGAAGTCTCGCCGGTACCGGGACCAAGTGCACCGGTTGCAGCCCTGTCCGCATCGGGATTGCCGCCGCTGCCGTATACGTTTCTCGGGTTCCCGCCGCGCAAGAAATCACAGACCGAAAAACTGTTCACCGCTCATCGCGATACCGGTGCAACCCTTGTCTTTTTCGAGCGCAAATCACGACTCAAAGGAACTTTGACCATCGCCCACGACATATTGGGAGATCGGGAGTTCTGCGTGGCCCGTGAGCTGACCAAGGAATATGAAGAATTCATCTCCGGCTCCCTTGGCGATCTGGACAGCATGGATTTCGAGCTGCGAGGGGAGTTGACCGTCATCATCGCTCCGGCTGGTCAGTCCGAAGAAGCCACCGAGGCCGATGTCCTCGAAGTTGTCGAGGAAGAGCGTCTGGAAGGCGGCAAGCCCAAAGAGGTTGCCCGACGGGTCGCCGGGCGCGTCAACGGCTGGACAGCCAAGGAAGTGTATGCTTTGATGAGCCGTTAGCTCACCAAATGCCTGCCGCTCCCGGCCAATGACCATATCCATGAGAATCAATACACGATGAGCCTGCAATCCCTATACACCAAAGTGCTGGACGGACATCGTCCTTCCGACGGCGAGATTCGGTATCTGATCGAGTTGCCGGACGAGAGATTGCCCGAGCTGCTCGCCTGTGCCCATGGTTTGCGTCGGGCGCACTTCGGTAACAAGGTGAGCCTGTGCGCCATCATCAATGCCAAATCCGGCACCTGTTCCGAGAACTGCTCCTTTTGCGCTCAGTCCGGTCATCACGGGGGCGAAAGTCCTGAGTACCCATTGCTCCCTCCCGAACAGATTGTGGAGGGTGGCAAAAAGGCCCGGGCCGAAGGCGCTACCCGTTTTGGCGTGGTATCCAGCGGCAAGGTCGTTGGGAATGCCGACATGGCAGGGTATGTGGAGGCGATTCGCGGTCTCGTTGCAATCGGCATTGTACCGGATATTTCCCCCGGCATACTTGAGGCTGATCAACTTCGGGCTTTGAAGCAGGCCGGATTGCAGGGATACCATCACAATCTGGAGACCTCCGCGTCCTTTTTCCCGAAGATGTGCACCACCCACGCCTACGAAGACGACGTACGGGCTGTGCAGTCCGGACTTGATGCGGGGTTATACGTTTGTTCCGGGGGCATCTTTGGCATAGGCGAAAGCTGGGACGATCGCGTGGAGTTGGCATTGCTGCTGGCGAAGCTGGGAGTCCCTTCGGTTCCCATGAATTTCCTTAACCCCATTCCGGGGACCCCGTTGGAGAATCAGCCGGTGCTGACACCGGAGGAAGCGTTGCGCATCGTTGCAATCTATCGTTTTCTGCTGCCGGATCGAGCGCTGCGCATTTGCGGCGGGCGACCCACTGTTTTCGGCGAAGAGCGAAAAGGGGAGTTGCTCGAATCCGGCGCCAGCGGTCTGATGATCGGCGACTACCTGACCACAAGTGGCAATGAAACCACATCGGATCTGCAACAAATTGAAGCGGCAGGGCTTGTCCCCGAGGGCGATTAAGTTATAGTGGACAACAACATGAGTAATAATTCACTGACCGACCTGCATCAGATGGTCTGGGTGGCATTGATGGCCGCTACAGTCGGAGCCGGGGCTTTCCTCATAGTGCCCATCGGCCCTGTTCCGGTCTCCATGCAGCCCTTTTTCGTCTTTCTGGCCGGTTTTGTACTCGGCCCCAAACGGGGAGCCATGGCCGTTGCCCTGTACTTGCTTGCCGGGACCATCGGATTGCCGGTGTTTGCCGGTGGTAAGTCCGGACTAGGGCATTTGTTCGGCCCCACAGGTGGCTATCTTTTCGGATTTCTCGTGGCGGCCTTTGTCTGTGGGCTTGCTCGCAGTGAAGAGCGACTCATCACGTGGTCCAAAGGGTTGGCATGTGGTTCTGCCGCACTGTTGATCCTGTATGCCGTTGGTTCCACCTGGCTCAAGTTCACCTTGTCTTTTGACTGGTACAAGGCATGGATGGTCGGTGTCGTGCCGTTTATCCCCTGGGATGGCCTCAAGGTAGGCATAGCCCTGCTTTGCTGTCGCTATCTTACCAAGTACAACCTGTTGCCCGGTCAGCGATAAAACGAGTAGAACGGTCATGCCTCCCACTCCGAAATTCCCGCCCGACAGCCAGACCATGGCCTATGTTCGCAGCTTCATTCGCTGTTATATGTCGGGTGCCGGTTTCAATACGAGGGGCATGCAGAATATCGGGCTGACATACGCCATGCAACCCGGCCTCGGTGTCATCCACGAGAAGGGAAAGGACCTGAAGGAAGCCCAGAAGCGGTATGTAAGCCACTACCAGTCCCACCCGTTCTGGATGCCGTGTCTGGTGGGCATATATCTCAATGTGGAGTCGGCCATTGCAGCGGGGCGCTTCCCGCCCAAGATGTTTGCTAAGGTCAAGGACACTACGGCCTATACCTTGTCGGCCATCGGCGATTCGGTCTTTGCCGGGAGCCTGTTGATTTTCTGGGTATTGCTCACCATCTGTTTGCTGCTCATGGAGTTGTTCGGGCTGGCTTTCGGAATAGGTGTGCTTTTTTTTGTGGGATTGCAGGCGTTTCGTGCGTATACGTTCGTTTGCGGCGTGCGCCAGGGCTTCAAATGTCTGGAGCGTCTCAAGCGATGGGACCTGATCAACTGGGGACGACGCATCAAATATGTCAATGCGGCCATGCTCGTCTGGTTGTGGGTGCTTATCTGGCCCCATCCCATTGTTTGGTGGAAATGGTGCATCGGACTGGGAATGCTCATGCTCTTTGCGCAGTTTGTGCGAACAGGGCTGGTAGGGCGCGTCGTGACTGCTGCGGTTTTCGTTGGAGCCACGGATTTTTTCCCGGTGGTGGAACAATGGCTGCGAAATATGCTATAGCCTGTTACCTTGTGAAGGTTGAAGGGCTGTAAAGGTAAAGAGTACGAAGAATGATGGTTGATGATCAAACAGCGGATGACGGGAATTTGGTTACCCGTCAGGTCGTTGTCGCCAATGAAAACGGACTGCATGCGCGTCCGGCCGGTAAGCTGGCCCAGCATGCCCAGTCGTTCGAGGCGAATATACATATAGTGCACGAGGACCATGAGGTGGATGCCAAGTCCATCCTTGATGTCCTGACACTCGCTGCCGGTCCGGGTGATCGATTGATGATTCGGGCTTCGGGAAGTGATGCAGCAGCGGCTGCCGATTCCCTGGAAGCGTTGTTCAAAAATAAATTCAACGGATAATCCCATGGCGGACAAGGTTCTTACAGGTATATCGGTTGCTACGGGCATTGCCATCGGCAAGGCCTTTTTCGTCAATCGAAATCACAGGGCGAATCTGCCCAGGCAAACGGTTGCCGCGAACCTCGTTCCCGATGAGATCGAGCGTCTTCATGCTGCGTTTTCCGCAGTCGAGTCCGAATTGTCCGCTGTGCGTGAGCAGGTTCCGTCCGAGCTGAAGGACTATGGTCTGCTCATTGATACGCATATCATCATGCTCAAGGACCCCAAGCTGTCAGGCACTGCTGAGTCGTTCATCAAGAACCTCGGCCTGAATGCGGCATGGGCTCTCGAAAAAGCTGTTTCCGAACAGGAAACCGCGTTCCGTGCCATTGATGATCCCTACATTCGGGAGCGAATGCAGGATGTTCGCGTTGTTGCTGACAAGGTGCTGGTCAAGCTCATCGGCCAGGAGGTCGACCTTGAGGCGCTGTCTGGCAGGGCGATCATCATGGCCCATGACCTGTCCCCCGCCGATACGGTGGAGTTGCAGGTCGACAAGATCATGGGATTCGCCACGGTTTGCGGCGGCAAGACCTCGCATACCGGTATCATGGCCCGCTCGCTGGCAATCCCTGCCCTTGTGGGGGTGGACAAGCTCGAGGATCACATCAATGACGGCGACCTCGTTGTGGTTGACGGGTTGGCCGGAAAGATCGTGGTCAATCCCAATGAGGCAGAGCTTGAGGACTACAACGAGCGCGCTGCGTTTTTTGAGGACTATACCCGCAAGATCAAACGCCAGTGCCAGCTTCCGGCCGAGACCTTTGACGGCTCCCGCGTTCAGGTTCTGGCCAATATCGAGCTGGTGGAAGAGGTGGCGACCGTCATCGACAACGGTGGCGAAGGGGTTGGACTGTACCGGACCGAGTACGCCTACCTGAATCGGACCGAGTTGCCGAGCGAAGAGGAATTGGCTGAAAAGTACATCGACCTTGCCTCCATCATGTCGCCCAAGAAGGTGGTTTTCCGTACCCTTGACCTGGGAGCGGATAAGTTCATCACGTCCTACGGCGAACTCAACGAGACAAACCCGGCCATGGGCTTGCGTGCCATCCGTTTCTGCCTGAAGAATCCTCAGTTGTTCAAGACGCAGTTGCGCGCCATTTTGCGAGCATCGGCCTACGGCAATGTTTCGCTGATGTTCCCGATGATCTCGGGCGTCAAGGAAGTGCGACAGGCCAAGGCGTGGCTCGCTCAGGCCAAGGCCGAACTGCGGCGCGAAGGCGTGGAATATGATCCCGAGATGCCCATCGGTATCATGATCGAGCTGCCCGCCGCCGTGATGATTGCCGAATACCTGGCTCATGAGGTGGACTTTTTCTCCATAGGTACCAACGATCTCATCCAGTACTCCATCGGGGTGGATCGCACCAACCATCATGTGTCGTATCTGTACCAGCCGTTGCACCCCGCGACACTGCGAACCATCAAGCTCGTGGTTGACGCTGCGCATCAGGCGGGCATAGAAGTCTCCCTGTGCGGTGAAGTTGCCTCGGACCCGTTTTGTGTTCCCATTTTGCTGGGCATGGGCATTGATTCCATATCGCTCACCCCGCAGGCGATCCCGGGCATCAAGCGCATTATTCGGCAGACCAACATGCATGATTGCCGAAAGTTATTGCGAAATGTGCTGGAGTGTCGGACGGTCAGCCGCATCAATAATCTGGTGATGGATAACATTTTCAAAAATTTCCCGGATGAAGTGACCTTTTTCACTTCCCTTCTCGAAAACGACGAAGCGCCGTCCTAAAGCGCTCACCAATACAAATGGCCAAGAAAAAGAATAAGAAAGCATCGCCCAATACCATTGGTACGAACAAACAGGCTCGACGCCTGTATGAGATTCTCGAAACCTTTGAAGCCGGCATCTCTCTACTCGGGACCGAAGTCAAATCCCTGCGCGGGGGGCACGTTTCCTTCAAGGATGGGTATGTGTCCTTTCACGATGGCTCTGCCTTTCTCGTAGGCGTGCATATCGCTCCCTATGAGCAGACCGGCCAGTACGACCAGCATGATCCCGAGCGTCGCCGCCGCCTGCTGCTGCACAAGCATGAGATTGATGTACTTCAGTCCAAGGTGGACCAGCGTGGTCTGACCGTTGTGCCCATGAAGATGTATTTTTCGCGGGGCAAGGTGAAGGTCCAGATCGGCCTTGGTCGAGGCAAGAATGTCCACTCCAAGAAGCAGGACCTCAAGGATCGGGATATCCAGCGCGACACCCAGCGCCAGTTGGCGTCGTACAAATAGCAGGGGCGCGTTACTCAGCGCCTCCCCGTTATTGATGGCCTGTTCCCATTGACAGGGGGATGCTGCGCCCCGTAGCTTCGTTACATGTCCAAATATCCGAAACAACTGACTTCGGCCCATAAGCGCTTTTTGGCTGATCTCTTCCCTGGCGAGGATTGTATCCTCACACCGGAAGGGATGGCCCCGTTTTCTGCGGATGCCAGTCTGGAGCGGGCCATGCCGTGGGCTGTGGTTCGTCCGAAAGGTCGCGAACAGATCGAAGAGCTGCTGCGGTGGGCAGATACCGAACGGATGCCCATCTACACCCGTGCTCGCGGGACAGGGCGGGTCGGCAATGCAGTCCCGTCACTGGGCGGGGTGGTTGTTTCCGTACTGAAGATGGATTCGGTGCTTGAAGTGGACCCGGTCGACTCGGTTGCTGTGACGCAACCCGGTGTCATCACCTCGGAATTACAGGCAGAATGTGCGAGGCATAATCTCTACTATCCGCCAGATCCGGCCAGCGTGAAAATTTCCTCCATCGGCGGCAACGTGTCCACTTGTGCCGGTGGACTCAAGGCCGTGAAGTACGGCGTGACCCGCGACTGGGTATTGGGACTGGAGTCCGTGTTGCCGGGCGGTCGCGTCCTGCGCACTGGTGGCCGGTCCCACAAGGACGTGGTCGGGCTGGACCTGACACGGCTGTTTGTCGGCTCCAACGGCAAGCTGGGCATCATCACCGAGGTCATCGTCAAACTCATTCCCATGCCCGAGGCGTCCATTTCACTGCTGGCGGGATTCAGCAATTTGCATTCCTCGCTGGAAGGAGCAAGGGCGGTGTTCCAGAGCGGTGTTCTTCCGGCGGCCTGCGAATTCATGGACAGGATCACGTTGCAGGCAGTGCGCGAGGCGGGTGGAGACATCCCACTGGCGGCGTCGGCTGAGGCGGCTTTGCTGTTCAAGCTCGAAGGCACGGAGGAAGGCGTGGCTGCCGAGGTCCGTCAACTGTCGGCTGCGCTCAAATCGGTCAATCCGGTCTCCATGGAGATGGGGCGAGGTGCCGAGGAGGAGCGCATCTGGAGCGTGCGCCGGGGCATTTCGCCCGCAGCGTTCCGCATCAAGCCGACCAAGATTGCCGAAGACATTTCCGTGCCGCGCAGTCAGGTGGCCACGGCTGTTGAGCGCGCCCATGCTATCGGTGGAAACCATGGCCTGACCGTGCTCTGTTTCGGGCACCTGGGTGACGGCAATATCCACGTTAATATCATGCATGACGGCGACATCCCTTCCGAAGTCGAGGCGGCCCACAAAGCCAAAAATGAAATTTTCCGACTCGCGGTCGATCTCGGCGGCACCATTTCCGGGGAGCATGGCACCGGACTGACCAAGGCGTCTTTCGTGCCGAAACAGTTGACCGCCCTTGAGATGGAACTGATGGCTTCCATCAAGGCGTCATTTGACCCGCATGCAATAATGAACCCCGGCAAGGGGTGGTAGCAATCCGCCACCGTTGCCAGCGCGGTGTTTGCGGGATATGAGTGCCACCATGTCTGGAAATTGCATCCTCTGCGGCAAATGTTTGTCCGTTTGCCCGCTCATCAAAACCACCAATCGTGAAGAGTTGGGGCCACGGGCCAAGGCGGACCTGTGCCGACTGCTCGACGAAGGACATATTCCCCTTTCCGAAAAGGATGCCGGAGAGTTGGCGTCCATGTGTCTCGGCTGTCGTCGCTGTACCAGCGTCTGTTCTCAGGGAGTGGATGTCCCGGGGTTGGTGGCGGCTCTTCGCAGTGAACATCCCGGTTTCAAGGGATGGCTCTGGAAGACATGGCTCACCAATGCCGCTGCATTGTGGTCGGCCAGTTCTTCTGCCGCCAACCACCTGCCTGATTCGCTCAAACCCGAGCGGTTCGGCCCCTTCCTCAAAATGCTTGCCGGACTCAAGGGAGAATCCGGTCTGCGTCCTGCGTTTATTCCAACTTCCTTCCCCAATTCATATAAGGGGAAAAAAGTGCTCCTGTTTGCCGGATGCACGGCCAATTACGTTCAGGGGCGTTGGCTCATGGCTGCGCTCCGATTGCTCGATGGGTTGGGTATGGAAGTAATTCCCGGCGATTTCAAATGCTGTGGGGGGAGCCTCAAAAGTGCAGGATTTGCTGACCAGGCCGCATCAATGCAGGAACACAATATTAATGTGTGGCGAAGCGCAGGGAAGCCTGATGTGGTGACGTTCTGCACCTCCTGCCGTGCCGCACTGCGAGCCTATCCATGTAATGACAAAGCGGAGC from Pseudodesulfovibrio profundus encodes the following:
- a CDS encoding glycosyltransferase family 2 protein; this encodes MQLSIVVPNYEYGNFADRFFGSIAGQTLALDQVEIVFVDDGSRDNSLEQAHRWAQQLPCANFRILTPSRTGKPGLVRNHGLEHASGELLLCLDPDDALLPGYLERCVTTLIQDTSIDVVYTDYREVGVGDGRDVRLPDFKRGLLRTQNALPPSAMIRRSLWDSGVRFRDNTEYEDWDFWVQCQMTGASFRRIPEVLFEYTLHDKNFSHHAVRHDGHAKARIVLNNPDFFHPEVRRWADSYLRGRLHGQAMQRGYIPTPSDVKKLLMDVETRVRDLDAQ
- a CDS encoding Gfo/Idh/MocA family protein translates to MLKYAMIGGGPGAFVGQVHRRALALNGQAKIVAGCFSRDLVKTRLLGAELEIDEDRLYATPEELARLEAGDIDFAVVVTSNEAHYSNVKTCLENGINVMCDKPFTHTSTQAQELVELARRKGLALGVSYTYAGYPMVRQMREMIRRGDIGEVRFINCEYPQGWLAEMLETTGHIQASWRADPKRSGGVLSLGDVGSHIEYLVPHVTGLRRTKLAARLDTLVEGRLLDDNGTILTEYEGGAKGMYWYSQAATGMVNGLRLRIFGSEGGLEWFQEDPDHLRHMPLNQAARTLVRGTTDLTPEAAAYSHTPPGHPEGWLLAFANIYSDFCATIIQGKEPNYPTGEDGLRGVRFIEACLESSHNNTSWIDLGDSES
- a CDS encoding YraN family protein is translated as MLSLSAMEFLSKMVPTRLRGDKGEEAAARFLRKRGMKVLERNWRFRQWELDIICRDGDTLVFVEVKTRKTGGMGTPADALDHNKQARLVKAASHYLSRNDAWDEPCRFDFVGVVDSGASMDVEHIENAFDLTGMNI
- the rsmI gene encoding 16S rRNA (cytidine(1402)-2'-O)-methyltransferase, giving the protein MSDTGILWVVATPLGNVDDLSPRARDILSDADVILAEDTRRTGMLFKRLELERHGRLMSFFEHNEDKRLPRVLEYLEEGMHVALVSDAGTPLLSDPGFALVRACREQGLEVSPVPGPSAPVAALSASGLPPLPYTFLGFPPRKKSQTEKLFTAHRDTGATLVFFERKSRLKGTLTIAHDILGDREFCVARELTKEYEEFISGSLGDLDSMDFELRGELTVIIAPAGQSEEATEADVLEVVEEERLEGGKPKEVARRVAGRVNGWTAKEVYALMSR
- the bioB gene encoding biotin synthase BioB; translated protein: MSLQSLYTKVLDGHRPSDGEIRYLIELPDERLPELLACAHGLRRAHFGNKVSLCAIINAKSGTCSENCSFCAQSGHHGGESPEYPLLPPEQIVEGGKKARAEGATRFGVVSSGKVVGNADMAGYVEAIRGLVAIGIVPDISPGILEADQLRALKQAGLQGYHHNLETSASFFPKMCTTHAYEDDVRAVQSGLDAGLYVCSGGIFGIGESWDDRVELALLLAKLGVPSVPMNFLNPIPGTPLENQPVLTPEEALRIVAIYRFLLPDRALRICGGRPTVFGEERKGELLESGASGLMIGDYLTTSGNETTSDLQQIEAAGLVPEGD
- a CDS encoding biotin transporter BioY — protein: MSNNSLTDLHQMVWVALMAATVGAGAFLIVPIGPVPVSMQPFFVFLAGFVLGPKRGAMAVALYLLAGTIGLPVFAGGKSGLGHLFGPTGGYLFGFLVAAFVCGLARSEERLITWSKGLACGSAALLILYAVGSTWLKFTLSFDWYKAWMVGVVPFIPWDGLKVGIALLCCRYLTKYNLLPGQR
- a CDS encoding PTS system mannose/fructose/sorbose family transporter subunit IID is translated as MPPTPKFPPDSQTMAYVRSFIRCYMSGAGFNTRGMQNIGLTYAMQPGLGVIHEKGKDLKEAQKRYVSHYQSHPFWMPCLVGIYLNVESAIAAGRFPPKMFAKVKDTTAYTLSAIGDSVFAGSLLIFWVLLTICLLLMELFGLAFGIGVLFFVGLQAFRAYTFVCGVRQGFKCLERLKRWDLINWGRRIKYVNAAMLVWLWVLIWPHPIVWWKWCIGLGMLMLFAQFVRTGLVGRVVTAAVFVGATDFFPVVEQWLRNML
- a CDS encoding HPr family phosphocarrier protein → MMVDDQTADDGNLVTRQVVVANENGLHARPAGKLAQHAQSFEANIHIVHEDHEVDAKSILDVLTLAAGPGDRLMIRASGSDAAAAADSLEALFKNKFNG
- the ptsP gene encoding phosphoenolpyruvate--protein phosphotransferase: MADKVLTGISVATGIAIGKAFFVNRNHRANLPRQTVAANLVPDEIERLHAAFSAVESELSAVREQVPSELKDYGLLIDTHIIMLKDPKLSGTAESFIKNLGLNAAWALEKAVSEQETAFRAIDDPYIRERMQDVRVVADKVLVKLIGQEVDLEALSGRAIIMAHDLSPADTVELQVDKIMGFATVCGGKTSHTGIMARSLAIPALVGVDKLEDHINDGDLVVVDGLAGKIVVNPNEAELEDYNERAAFFEDYTRKIKRQCQLPAETFDGSRVQVLANIELVEEVATVIDNGGEGVGLYRTEYAYLNRTELPSEEELAEKYIDLASIMSPKKVVFRTLDLGADKFITSYGELNETNPAMGLRAIRFCLKNPQLFKTQLRAILRASAYGNVSLMFPMISGVKEVRQAKAWLAQAKAELRREGVEYDPEMPIGIMIELPAAVMIAEYLAHEVDFFSIGTNDLIQYSIGVDRTNHHVSYLYQPLHPATLRTIKLVVDAAHQAGIEVSLCGEVASDPFCVPILLGMGIDSISLTPQAIPGIKRIIRQTNMHDCRKLLRNVLECRTVSRINNLVMDNIFKNFPDEVTFFTSLLENDEAPS
- the smpB gene encoding SsrA-binding protein SmpB, with amino-acid sequence MAKKKNKKASPNTIGTNKQARRLYEILETFEAGISLLGTEVKSLRGGHVSFKDGYVSFHDGSAFLVGVHIAPYEQTGQYDQHDPERRRRLLLHKHEIDVLQSKVDQRGLTVVPMKMYFSRGKVKVQIGLGRGKNVHSKKQDLKDRDIQRDTQRQLASYK
- a CDS encoding FAD-binding oxidoreductase; this translates as MSKYPKQLTSAHKRFLADLFPGEDCILTPEGMAPFSADASLERAMPWAVVRPKGREQIEELLRWADTERMPIYTRARGTGRVGNAVPSLGGVVVSVLKMDSVLEVDPVDSVAVTQPGVITSELQAECARHNLYYPPDPASVKISSIGGNVSTCAGGLKAVKYGVTRDWVLGLESVLPGGRVLRTGGRSHKDVVGLDLTRLFVGSNGKLGIITEVIVKLIPMPEASISLLAGFSNLHSSLEGARAVFQSGVLPAACEFMDRITLQAVREAGGDIPLAASAEAALLFKLEGTEEGVAAEVRQLSAALKSVNPVSMEMGRGAEEERIWSVRRGISPAAFRIKPTKIAEDISVPRSQVATAVERAHAIGGNHGLTVLCFGHLGDGNIHVNIMHDGDIPSEVEAAHKAKNEIFRLAVDLGGTISGEHGTGLTKASFVPKQLTALEMELMASIKASFDPHAIMNPGKGW
- a CDS encoding (Fe-S)-binding protein, with translation MSGNCILCGKCLSVCPLIKTTNREELGPRAKADLCRLLDEGHIPLSEKDAGELASMCLGCRRCTSVCSQGVDVPGLVAALRSEHPGFKGWLWKTWLTNAAALWSASSSAANHLPDSLKPERFGPFLKMLAGLKGESGLRPAFIPTSFPNSYKGKKVLLFAGCTANYVQGRWLMAALRLLDGLGMEVIPGDFKCCGGSLKSAGFADQAASMQEHNINVWRSAGKPDVVTFCTSCRAALRAYPCNDKAEQEEWVAAQHPLSELVREIEFSISIDDSVRFGYHRPCHVGKADADGVLMRAALGSRLVVSGEEQCCGFGGVMHLAAPDICSQVNTQCWDSFGEADVIVTGCAACAARLASSAPEGKRAGHWLELIGEP